One genomic window of Actinoplanes lobatus includes the following:
- the bcp gene encoding thioredoxin-dependent thiol peroxidase: protein MTENVRLSAGDAAPDFTLPTDTGDSLSLKDLRGRKVVLYAYPAAMTPGCTKQACDFRDSLASLQAAGYEVVGISPDKPAKLAKFREHDAITFPLVADEDKSTLTAYGAYGEKQLYGKTVTGVIRSTFVIDENGVIERALYNVKATGHVAKLRRDLGLD, encoded by the coding sequence ATGACTGAAAACGTGCGTCTCAGCGCCGGCGACGCCGCGCCCGACTTCACCCTCCCCACCGACACCGGCGACAGCCTCTCCCTCAAGGACCTGCGCGGGCGCAAGGTCGTGCTGTACGCCTACCCGGCCGCGATGACGCCCGGCTGCACCAAGCAGGCGTGCGACTTCCGCGACTCGCTGGCCTCCCTCCAGGCCGCCGGGTACGAGGTCGTCGGCATCTCCCCCGACAAGCCGGCCAAGCTCGCCAAGTTCCGCGAGCACGACGCCATCACGTTCCCGCTGGTCGCCGACGAGGACAAGAGCACCCTCACGGCCTACGGGGCGTACGGTGAGAAGCAGCTCTACGGCAAGACGGTCACCGGCGTCATCCGCTCCACCTTCGTCATCGACGAGAACGGTGTCATCGAGCGCGCCCTCTACAACGTCAAGGCCACCGGGCACGTCGCCAAGCTCCGCCGCGACCTCGGCCTCGACTGA
- a CDS encoding HNH endonuclease signature motif containing protein encodes MSYVKYTREMLTAAVAASTSMSGVLRHLNLRLNGGSHAYLRRRITQLGIDTSHFLGRAHMPGTRNPRRRGPGEILIERPPDAKRQAPTVLRRALEDLGRAYRCTECGIDGSWNGRPLTLQVDHIDGRFWNCQAENLRFLCPNCHSQTATYAGRNRPRHRVPMVRVDDRGSPVEQPAQCATTEEERAEVLQKVQRKELAVADAARQLGCERRQVYALMRRWETHGTLTPLPWRPRTPDLDRATITE; translated from the coding sequence ATGTCATACGTCAAGTACACCCGCGAAATGCTGACCGCGGCGGTCGCCGCCTCGACCTCGATGTCCGGAGTACTTCGCCACCTGAACCTGCGACTGAACGGTGGATCGCACGCCTACCTGCGCCGCCGGATCACGCAGCTGGGGATCGACACGTCACACTTCCTCGGTCGTGCCCACATGCCAGGGACGCGCAATCCGCGCCGGCGCGGACCCGGCGAGATCCTGATCGAACGCCCGCCCGACGCCAAGCGGCAAGCACCCACGGTGCTCCGCCGGGCACTCGAGGACCTGGGCCGCGCCTATCGCTGCACCGAGTGCGGCATCGATGGTTCCTGGAACGGACGGCCCCTCACCCTCCAGGTCGATCATATCGACGGGCGGTTCTGGAACTGCCAGGCGGAGAACCTCCGTTTCCTCTGCCCGAACTGCCACAGCCAGACGGCCACCTACGCGGGCCGGAACCGACCTCGCCATCGAGTGCCGATGGTCCGGGTGGACGACCGGGGAAGCCCGGTGGAGCAGCCTGCACAATGCGCGACCACCGAGGAGGAAAGGGCCGAAGTGCTCCAGAAAGTGCAGCGCAAGGAGCTGGCCGTCGCCGACGCCGCCCGGCAATTGGGCTGCGAGCGTCGTCAGGTGTATGCGCTGATGCGTCGTTGGGAAACACATGGGACGCTGACGCCGTTGCCGTGGCGGCCCCGAACCCCCGACCTCGATCGGGCCACGATCACGGAATGA
- a CDS encoding DsbA family protein, which translates to MSKGSRDRAVKARQIVAEQKAAERRRTVTLWTSVAVVLVLFVAGLIGYTVLSGQDEGKVTTPASAVDEGTAFATGAGPVTVDVYEDFMCPSCGNFEATTGPTLKQLATDGKITLRFHPVAILDRFSNGTEYSTRSAAASAAAAEEGKFTEFHDVLYANQPAENSDGLSDARMIELAATVGLTSDAFKNAVNEGTYKAWAAQATETFLGRGHTGTPTIVVDGKTLTGENNTVPSAELITQTVEKAAG; encoded by the coding sequence ATGAGCAAGGGCAGCAGGGACCGGGCGGTCAAGGCGCGGCAGATCGTCGCCGAGCAGAAGGCCGCCGAGCGGCGCCGCACCGTGACGCTGTGGACCTCGGTCGCCGTGGTCCTGGTCCTCTTCGTGGCCGGCCTGATCGGCTACACCGTGCTGTCCGGTCAGGACGAGGGCAAGGTCACCACGCCCGCCTCGGCCGTCGACGAGGGCACCGCCTTCGCCACCGGCGCCGGGCCGGTGACCGTCGACGTCTACGAGGACTTCATGTGCCCGTCCTGCGGCAACTTCGAGGCGACCACCGGGCCCACACTGAAGCAGCTCGCCACCGACGGCAAGATCACCCTCCGGTTCCACCCGGTCGCCATCCTGGACCGCTTCTCCAACGGCACCGAGTACTCGACCCGCTCCGCCGCCGCGTCCGCCGCCGCCGCGGAGGAGGGAAAGTTCACCGAGTTCCACGACGTGCTCTACGCCAACCAGCCGGCGGAGAACAGCGACGGCCTCAGCGACGCCAGGATGATCGAGCTGGCCGCCACGGTCGGCCTCACCAGCGACGCTTTCAAGAACGCGGTGAACGAGGGAACGTACAAGGCGTGGGCCGCCCAGGCCACCGAGACGTTCCTCGGGCGCGGCCACACCGGCACCCCGACGATCGTCGTCGACGGCAAGACCCTCACCGGGGAGAACAACACCGTGCCCAGCGCCGAACTGATCACCCAGACCGTCGAGAAGGCCGCCGGATGA
- a CDS encoding MurR/RpiR family transcriptional regulator: MNDGAIKSAGLLGLFQGARLTPTQRRIAHCLVEHASKAAYLSAAEVADLAGVSQPSVTRFAMALGYSGYPALRRELRELTVDEPGLPTELNPMQRAVHAETEHLRRLGEQLHDLDEVRRAAALLIGSRPLPVLGLRAAAPLAAYFGYFAAKVFPGVRVLDGGGTSLLDRLDQARADGAGAMLAMVLPRYPRESVEAVREARAAGLAVVAITDSAISPVAEHADVVLPAAVGTQLVFDLHTGPMAMAMVLLQAMCDAAPEPVQRRLEEFEATAARRHVFLA; this comes from the coding sequence GTGAATGACGGAGCGATCAAATCGGCTGGGTTGCTGGGCCTGTTCCAGGGCGCGCGCCTGACGCCCACCCAGCGGCGGATCGCGCACTGCCTGGTGGAGCACGCGTCGAAGGCGGCGTATCTGTCCGCCGCCGAGGTGGCCGATCTGGCCGGGGTGAGCCAGCCGTCGGTGACCCGGTTCGCGATGGCGCTGGGCTATTCGGGTTATCCGGCGTTGCGGCGGGAGCTGCGGGAGCTGACCGTGGACGAGCCCGGCCTGCCGACCGAGCTGAACCCGATGCAGCGCGCGGTGCATGCCGAGACCGAGCATCTGCGGCGGCTCGGCGAACAGTTGCACGACCTCGATGAGGTACGCCGTGCGGCCGCCCTGCTGATCGGCAGCCGCCCGCTTCCGGTGCTGGGCCTGCGGGCCGCGGCCCCACTGGCGGCGTATTTCGGGTACTTCGCGGCCAAGGTGTTCCCCGGCGTGCGGGTGCTGGACGGGGGCGGGACGAGCCTGCTGGACCGGCTGGATCAGGCCCGCGCGGACGGCGCCGGTGCCATGCTGGCCATGGTGCTTCCCCGCTATCCGCGCGAGTCGGTGGAGGCCGTCCGCGAGGCGAGGGCGGCCGGTCTCGCGGTGGTCGCGATCACCGATTCGGCGATCAGCCCGGTGGCCGAGCACGCCGACGTCGTACTGCCCGCCGCGGTGGGCACGCAACTCGTCTTCGACCTGCACACCGGCCCGATGGCGATGGCCATGGTGCTGTTGCAGGCGATGTGTGACGCGGCCCCCGAGCCGGTGCAGCGCCGTCTCGAGGAGTTCGAGGCGACAGCCGCTCGCCGGCACGTTTTTCTGGCCTGA
- the hutU gene encoding urocanate hydratase has translation MSEIRAPRGTAYTAMGWPQEAAKRMLMNNLDPDVAERPQDLVVYGGTGRAARDWPSFHAIVRELDTLRGDETLLVQSGKPVGVLRTHEWAPRVLIANSNLVGDWATWPEFRRLEQLGLTMYGQMTAGSWIYIGTQGILQGTYETFAAVAAKRFGADLAGTLTLTGGCGGMGGAQPLAVTMNGGVCLIVDVDRTRLQRRVDTRYLDVIAGSLDEAVSIALQAKADRKALSVGVVGNAAEVFPTLLRNGVAIDIVTDQTSAHDPLSYLPLGVELDDMAEYARTKPDEFTDRSRASMAVHVEAMVGFQDAGAEVFDYGNSIRGEAKLAGYERAFDFPGFVPAYIRPLFAEGKGPFRWAALSGDPADIAATDRAVLDLFPENEPLARWIRMAGERVAFQGLPARICWLGYGERDKAGVRFNDMVARGDVSAPIVIGRDHLDSGSVASPYRETEAMLDGSDAIADWPLLNALVNTASGASWVSIHHGGGVGIGRSIHAGQVCVADGTALAGQKIERVLTNDPAMGVLRHVDAGYESGCAGDVKIPMRP, from the coding sequence ATGTCCGAGATCCGGGCGCCGCGCGGTACGGCGTACACCGCCATGGGTTGGCCGCAGGAGGCCGCCAAGCGCATGTTGATGAACAACCTGGACCCGGATGTGGCCGAGAGGCCACAGGATCTCGTGGTCTACGGAGGCACCGGCCGGGCCGCGCGGGACTGGCCGTCGTTCCACGCGATCGTGCGGGAGCTGGACACGCTGCGCGGCGACGAGACGCTGCTGGTGCAGTCCGGTAAGCCGGTCGGTGTGCTGCGCACCCACGAGTGGGCGCCGCGGGTGCTGATCGCGAACTCGAACCTGGTCGGCGACTGGGCGACCTGGCCGGAGTTCCGGCGCCTGGAGCAGCTGGGCCTGACCATGTACGGGCAGATGACCGCCGGTTCGTGGATCTACATCGGGACGCAGGGCATCCTCCAGGGCACGTACGAGACGTTCGCCGCGGTGGCCGCCAAGCGGTTCGGCGCCGACCTCGCCGGGACGTTGACGCTGACCGGCGGCTGCGGTGGCATGGGCGGCGCGCAGCCGCTGGCCGTGACGATGAACGGCGGCGTCTGCCTGATCGTCGACGTGGACCGCACCCGTCTCCAGCGCCGGGTCGACACCCGCTACCTGGACGTCATCGCCGGAAGCCTGGACGAGGCGGTGTCGATCGCGCTCCAGGCGAAGGCCGACCGGAAGGCGCTGTCGGTCGGCGTGGTCGGCAACGCGGCCGAGGTCTTCCCGACGCTGCTGCGGAACGGTGTCGCGATCGACATCGTCACCGACCAGACCAGCGCCCATGACCCGCTCAGCTATCTCCCGCTCGGCGTCGAGCTGGACGACATGGCCGAGTACGCGCGGACGAAACCCGACGAGTTCACCGACCGTTCCCGGGCCAGCATGGCCGTGCACGTCGAGGCGATGGTCGGGTTCCAGGACGCGGGGGCCGAGGTGTTCGACTACGGCAACTCGATCCGCGGTGAGGCGAAACTGGCCGGGTACGAGCGGGCCTTCGACTTCCCCGGGTTCGTTCCGGCGTACATCCGGCCGCTGTTCGCCGAGGGCAAGGGGCCGTTCCGGTGGGCCGCGCTCTCCGGGGACCCGGCCGACATCGCCGCCACCGACCGCGCAGTGCTGGACCTGTTCCCGGAGAACGAGCCGCTCGCGCGGTGGATCCGGATGGCCGGGGAACGGGTCGCCTTCCAGGGGCTGCCGGCGCGGATCTGCTGGCTCGGGTACGGCGAACGCGACAAGGCCGGCGTGCGGTTCAACGACATGGTGGCGCGCGGGGACGTCAGCGCGCCGATCGTGATCGGGCGGGACCACCTGGACTCCGGGTCGGTGGCGTCGCCGTACCGGGAGACCGAGGCGATGCTCGACGGCTCCGATGCGATCGCCGACTGGCCGCTGCTGAACGCGCTGGTCAACACGGCGTCCGGGGCGAGCTGGGTGTCGATCCACCACGGTGGCGGGGTGGGCATCGGGCGCAGCATCCACGCCGGGCAGGTGTGCGTGGCCGACGGGACGGCGCTGGCCGGGCAGAAGATCGAGCGGGTGCTGACCAACGACCCGGCGATGGGGGTGCTGCGGCACGTCGACGCCGGATACGAGTCGGGATGCGCCGGCGACGTGAAGATCCCGATGCGGCCATGA
- a CDS encoding sigma-70 family RNA polymerase sigma factor, with protein MTVGDAETDETTSLALAARDGDPAAQAAFVRATQTEVWRFTAALVDPGAADDLTQETFLRAFRALDTFAGRSSVRTWLLGIARRTCADHLRSVVRRRRLDVRLAAQAVTDLPAPDPAHRLSSADLLSRLSEERRTAFLLTQVIGLSYAEAAEVESVPVGTIRSRVARARDELITAVARARAS; from the coding sequence GTGACGGTTGGTGACGCGGAGACGGACGAGACCACCTCGCTGGCCCTGGCCGCCCGTGACGGCGACCCGGCCGCGCAGGCCGCGTTCGTGCGCGCCACCCAGACCGAGGTCTGGCGTTTCACCGCCGCCCTGGTCGATCCGGGCGCGGCCGACGACCTGACCCAGGAGACGTTCCTGCGGGCCTTCCGCGCGCTGGACACCTTCGCCGGCCGGTCCAGTGTCCGCACCTGGCTGCTCGGCATCGCCCGGCGCACCTGCGCCGACCACCTGCGGTCGGTGGTCCGCCGGCGCCGCCTCGACGTCCGGCTCGCCGCGCAGGCGGTCACTGATCTGCCGGCGCCCGACCCGGCGCACCGGCTCAGCAGCGCCGACCTGCTCAGCCGCCTCAGCGAGGAGCGCCGGACCGCCTTCCTGCTCACCCAGGTGATCGGGTTGTCGTACGCGGAGGCGGCCGAGGTCGAGTCGGTCCCGGTCGGCACGATCCGCTCCCGGGTGGCCCGCGCCCGCGACGAGCTGATCACCGCGGTGGCGCGGGCACGGGCGAGCTAG
- a CDS encoding expansin EXLX1 family cellulose-binding protein, with the protein MSAHRPKFTARWLAAGGAAVLAGIIGVAMMLTNGGSACAAPPSTTTKTGKATFYDLAGTSGNCSFEVPADDLYVALGPSQYSEGASCGAYLDVTGPKGKVRVKVFDSCPECPAGHLDLSRTAFKKIGDEIDGIIPIKYKLVTNPSTPAPISVRIKEGASQYWFAARIDNHANLLSSVKVASGGGAFKTAHRTDYNYWLIDAGAGPGPYKIKITDVYGNTATLTGIRMSPGTVQKTGVRIAGGSTTVTSKTTAPTVKATTSPAASPAAKKPAAATPPPSVPASAEVDPLLESAVAEPEPTQPLVDLAAAPSSC; encoded by the coding sequence GTGAGTGCTCATCGACCGAAGTTCACCGCCCGATGGCTCGCCGCCGGCGGCGCCGCCGTCCTCGCCGGCATCATCGGCGTCGCCATGATGCTGACCAACGGCGGATCCGCATGCGCCGCGCCACCGAGCACCACGACCAAAACCGGCAAGGCCACCTTCTACGACCTCGCGGGCACCAGCGGCAACTGCTCCTTCGAGGTCCCGGCCGACGACCTCTACGTCGCGCTCGGCCCCAGCCAGTACTCCGAGGGCGCGTCCTGCGGCGCCTACCTCGACGTCACCGGCCCCAAGGGCAAGGTCCGCGTCAAGGTCTTCGACTCCTGTCCCGAATGCCCGGCCGGGCACCTCGACCTGAGCCGCACCGCGTTCAAGAAGATCGGCGACGAGATCGACGGCATCATCCCGATCAAGTACAAGCTGGTCACCAACCCGTCCACCCCGGCGCCGATCAGTGTGCGCATCAAGGAGGGCGCGTCGCAGTACTGGTTCGCGGCCCGCATCGACAACCACGCGAACCTGCTCTCCTCGGTCAAGGTCGCGAGCGGCGGCGGCGCTTTCAAGACCGCCCACCGCACCGACTACAACTACTGGCTCATCGACGCGGGCGCGGGCCCCGGCCCCTACAAGATCAAAATCACCGATGTGTACGGCAACACCGCCACCCTCACCGGCATCAGGATGAGCCCCGGCACGGTCCAGAAGACCGGCGTCCGCATCGCCGGCGGTTCCACCACGGTGACCTCGAAGACCACCGCCCCCACGGTGAAGGCCACCACGTCCCCGGCCGCTTCCCCCGCCGCGAAGAAGCCGGCCGCCGCCACCCCGCCCCCGTCGGTGCCGGCCTCCGCCGAGGTCGACCCGCTCCTCGAGTCGGCGGTCGCCGAACCCGAACCCACCCAGCCTCTCGTCGACCTGGCCGCCGCACCCAGCAGCTGCTGA
- a CDS encoding S-adenosylmethionine decarboxylase: MSHYGDELTLRLSGIADTSALDDDAALTRFMRDLVDRIGMTVIAGPLVATETGPPEKAGKSAVVILAESHAAIHTYPHLREILINVFSCKPFHENDVLDEFHRLLGDFRITEHSLTRRGEEWPRDLTAARRLWSTQRVPG; encoded by the coding sequence ATGTCCCACTACGGCGACGAACTCACCCTCCGGCTCTCCGGCATCGCCGACACGAGCGCCCTCGACGACGACGCGGCCCTCACCCGGTTCATGCGCGACCTGGTCGATCGCATCGGCATGACGGTCATCGCCGGCCCCCTGGTCGCCACCGAGACCGGCCCGCCCGAAAAGGCCGGAAAATCCGCGGTGGTGATCCTCGCCGAATCGCACGCCGCCATCCACACCTACCCGCATCTGCGCGAGATCCTCATCAACGTCTTCTCCTGCAAGCCGTTTCACGAAAACGACGTGCTCGACGAATTCCACCGTCTCCTCGGCGACTTCCGGATCACCGAACACTCCCTCACCCGCCGCGGTGAGGAATGGCCCCGCGACCTCACCGCCGCCCGCCGTCTGTGGAGCACTCAGCGGGTGCCCGGCTGA
- a CDS encoding MauE/DoxX family redox-associated membrane protein: METTRQIRMAAAWPWISTGARFGLAAVWLVAGSFKVGDLADSARAVHAYQLMSYDTAKIVGAVQPFLEIALGLLLLIGLATRFTAAISAVLITVFIAGIVWAWTQGLRIDCGCFSTGGELGAGETPGYAVDILRDLAFLALSGILVWRPRTRFSVDGVLMGEQ; the protein is encoded by the coding sequence ATGGAAACCACACGGCAGATCCGGATGGCCGCGGCCTGGCCGTGGATCTCCACGGGAGCCCGGTTCGGCCTGGCCGCCGTCTGGCTCGTCGCCGGCTCGTTCAAGGTCGGCGACCTCGCCGACTCGGCCCGCGCGGTCCACGCCTACCAGCTCATGTCGTACGACACCGCCAAGATCGTCGGCGCGGTGCAGCCGTTCCTGGAGATCGCCCTCGGGCTACTCCTGCTGATCGGCCTCGCCACCCGGTTCACCGCGGCGATCTCCGCGGTGCTGATCACGGTCTTCATCGCCGGCATCGTCTGGGCCTGGACCCAGGGCCTGCGCATCGACTGCGGCTGCTTCAGCACCGGCGGCGAGCTGGGCGCCGGCGAGACCCCCGGGTACGCCGTCGACATCCTGCGTGACCTGGCGTTCCTGGCACTCTCCGGGATCCTGGTGTGGCGTCCCCGCACCCGGTTCTCAGTCGACGGCGTACTCATGGGGGAACAATGA
- a CDS encoding Asp23/Gls24 family envelope stress response protein: protein MSEVTDGTTQAGTTTVSSEVVEKITVAAVKSVPGVADLGGDVARFFNNVLDRVGLDQVGDASRGVSAKVSGSDVTVTVVLVLEAGRVVAEVTTAVQEAVTAALRGYGLNVLAVNVNVDDIAGV from the coding sequence ATGAGCGAGGTTACGGACGGCACCACGCAGGCGGGCACCACCACCGTCTCCAGCGAGGTCGTCGAGAAGATCACGGTCGCGGCCGTCAAGTCCGTGCCGGGTGTCGCGGACCTGGGTGGTGACGTGGCCCGGTTCTTCAACAACGTGCTGGACCGGGTGGGCCTGGACCAGGTCGGTGACGCGAGCCGCGGTGTCTCGGCGAAGGTCAGCGGCAGCGACGTGACGGTGACCGTGGTGCTGGTCCTGGAGGCCGGCCGGGTGGTGGCCGAGGTGACCACGGCCGTCCAGGAGGCGGTGACCGCGGCGCTGCGGGGTTACGGCCTCAACGTCCTGGCCGTCAACGTGAACGTGGACGACATCGCCGGGGTCTGA
- a CDS encoding MOSC domain-containing protein yields MRIASLHTYPVKGCHRLNHDEARVEPWGLAGDRRWMIVDAEGVGITQRDAPLLTRLTARPRPGGIHLSAPGLSDVDIAEPGADATAKVRIFRNKTPIPARVADTTWVSTLLGRDARLVWQADPTTRALTDSVLTGDSVNLADGYPVLLANTASHDALNDWLLEGGDEPVPIHRFRPNIVVTGAPAWAEDDWHGRRLRIGDLTFRVAGGCARCLVTTIDQETGETGRQPLHILGRHRRFGTELLFAVNLIPDRPGVIRVGDRVTPPGDRVLGES; encoded by the coding sequence ATGCGGATCGCCTCGCTCCACACGTACCCCGTCAAGGGTTGCCACCGGCTGAACCACGACGAAGCGCGAGTCGAACCGTGGGGCCTCGCCGGCGACCGGCGATGGATGATCGTGGACGCCGAAGGCGTCGGCATCACCCAGCGGGACGCGCCGCTGCTGACCCGGCTGACCGCCCGGCCGCGGCCCGGCGGAATCCACCTCAGCGCACCCGGCCTGTCCGATGTCGACATCGCCGAACCCGGTGCCGACGCCACCGCCAAGGTCCGCATCTTCCGCAACAAGACGCCCATTCCGGCCCGCGTCGCCGACACCACCTGGGTCTCCACCCTGCTCGGCCGCGACGCCCGCCTGGTCTGGCAGGCCGACCCCACCACCCGCGCCCTGACCGATTCCGTCCTCACCGGCGACAGCGTCAACCTCGCCGACGGCTACCCCGTCCTGCTCGCCAACACCGCCTCCCACGACGCCCTCAACGACTGGCTTCTGGAAGGCGGCGACGAACCCGTCCCCATCCACCGCTTCCGGCCCAACATCGTCGTCACCGGCGCCCCGGCCTGGGCCGAGGACGACTGGCACGGCCGCCGCCTGCGCATCGGCGACCTCACCTTCCGCGTCGCCGGAGGATGCGCCCGCTGCCTCGTCACCACCATCGACCAGGAGACCGGCGAAACCGGCCGGCAGCCGCTGCACATTCTCGGCCGCCACCGGCGCTTCGGCACCGAACTCCTCTTCGCCGTCAACCTCATCCCCGACCGGCCCGGCGTCATCCGCGTCGGCGACCGGGTCACCCCGCCGGGCGACCGCGTCTTAGGAGAGTCTTAG